cagcacaaaaccAGGTGGCCAAgcggaaaaatgttttgccaaacaacaatgttttagcatgttttaccttaaaacatttaccgtttggacaggcctttacCACCGTCTGCTGGCTTGTGTTTGCATTCGCGGTTCGATGACAGCCGCCTATTCCATCATCACCAGCCGTTTACGGAAAATGCAATTGAAACGCCTGGCTAGGGAGCATCCATTGGCTAAGTGCGTTAGCCGGCCGGGCCAGTTCACTGACGTTTTATGCGGTTTTCAGGCTACTATTGAGTTCTTGTAGCGGCATCGTTTGAATATGGGACATAGAACAATACACACCAATCATAAGCAAATAAGTGGCCGGGATATCCCGGCCactgttttgttctttttaaccAGCTCATAGCCTACACACAGGCCCTCCCCTCCGTGCGGTTAATTGTTGCTCCCGAATGGCGCGCGGTCAACAGCTGGGAAATTGCGCAGCTGTTGACCGCGTGCAAATCAGGAGCAACAGGTAACCTTAGTGTGTGGTGATGCAAGAAGTAGCCAACATTGGCGACCTCATTAAACACGTTAACGAAAGGGACAAGCCGTGAGATGACACCTTGTCATGGTcgtctacatgttccagcagtCGGCAGAGTCCCTTTTTTACTTGGGGCTgcttctgcttaggtggcctcatacaccacaagcctttttagagacatcaattgccaagccggccactgaCCTCTACTGGgaagaacaggacagccacaacaccggggacttcatccccaattcttctcgaatagtgtgtagATTCTTCAACGTTCCACAGGGCACTAATGAACATAGAAGATGGAGCAACTGTAGAATACACGGGACCACTTTTGAAGCAGTATCACTGCAGTGGCTCCGCAGTTTAATTAAGGAACGAATAAGGTTCATCATTGAGTGAAATGCAATTGTTCAAAGAACACGCGAGATAGACCTTTGAGTGGCCCCGGCGGCGCGTTAGTGAAATTCAATGCTTAAAGAACGAATAAGGTAAATCTTTGAGGGGCTCGGCGGCTCGTCAGTTGACTACCGCGCCTCTGAAAAAGTACTTGTTTCAATAGTGGCCCCGTATTCTATAGTTTAGCGTAGCAGGATAGAAGATATTTGGTCTTGTGAGGAACGACAGAGAGTCTGATTGGTTGGATTGAGGTCTAATAGCTTGTTTAATAATGCTTGGGTAAGTACGTTTTCGCAAAAAATGGGCATGGGTGTTTCTTCACTACGTTGAAACTTGTGCCTCGCTGGCGACACTGTAGTTACATCCGTTAAGTTACAGTTtacataaagaaagaaaagagaactaaaacctTGAAAAAATGGCCTAACCTAAACAGGGAATAACGAAACAAATAcaaagtttcacaggtttttacaatGCGGATGACCAGCCGGAGTGGGTTTGGAGGTcgaacttttttttattttggtgtaCGAGGTCAAACCGGAAAACTGGTACTCTCGCCTCAATAGAAAGGTCGCTGCTGCTTCTTAACTAACGCCCTTAATAAACTCGACAAGTTTTCAATATACAGTAAACCCACCGCCAAGAATCCAATGCAACTGAATTGCTTGAATGGTTGAAAATGTAGCTGTGTACGGATAAGTCGATTGTTCAAGGATTTTTGATAAGTTAATTGCttcaacttaacttaatttttaactcttttcaccatTAAACTATCTTCCTTTTGTACATAATagttttgcattgcaaaatcgtGTTATGAGCTTGGGGCGTCTGTCGTGTACACACGCTATCATAAGGGTGCTAAAGCAAGAACGACGACGactacgagaacgtcacaaaaccACGGGTAAACTAAAAGGGTAACGGGTGAAGGATAGAGATTTCTACCTAACGGTTGTAATAAAAACTGTTGTTCATTGCTCGAAGCATTGATTTGCTTCGTGAGTTCCAAGTGACCCTATAAATTGCGTATGTTTCAGCAGTTATTCGAAACTCAAACAAAAACCACGTTGCCTTTTCATGTACTTCATAACTAGTTGCGTTGTTCTTCAGATTACTGAGTCGTAGTAAATGTAAGTAAATTGTTGTTACCTGTCAATGGGTATAATTGAACTACATGTGAGTTTTGTTATAAATTTCAAGGAGCTTGAAAGACGAAGACGAAATGAGAGCAACAAGGTAATATCGCTTGTGGTAATTCTTAACTCGCGggtcaggttgttgaaaattcaagaaattaaaatgctaAATTTTGTACTATAAATACTAACCCTTCACCCATTACCTGTTACCCATGGAAAAGAACTGCCACCACAAAACAAAAGGTTGGTTTTCAAGGTTTGATACATTTCcttgccgttctcgtcctgacTACgatgtgaaatgaccaattttgaGGTTGTATAGAGGACACAAGCACCTGATGTtaaattttcaagtttctttgGAAATATCTACACCgctctcaccaattttattcctggaatgtgGACACGCACTTTCCATGCCAAGCGACTGGCAATTGCGGGAAATAGTAATTTTCGACAACATTCTCATAGCCGTTGTCCTTGCTCAGTTAAGGTCCCCATAGataaaatgtcattcaaaaagacTGCATGTATCTTGCACACAGGCATTAAGAGGTTAGGAACCTTtagttaaataattaaaaagttGGCCTCACAGACTCCCACTTTCAACAATGCGAAAAAATTTGAGGACTAATAATTCTAGCCTACTTTGTACTTTGATACAGTCAGCGTTTACCAATAAATcactatttttttcatttacatgtacacaaAGTGGTTAGCACACTGCTTGCTGGACTGAGTGATAAGGCCATTTTTCAATTCCTAGAAGGTACTTGTCGTAGTCCTGGTAAAACGTCAACATTTCTTTAAGGTTTCTGTTACCATCAACAACCTGGAAGCAAAGAGTCTAGTTAGCGTATTTTTCCTGGTGCTGTACCATGTGCTTCTTCAAAagaccactttcaaaaataccgtaATGTTTTTGCCCTCCaaacttttgcataagcattctTATCAGTTTCTATTGGGACTTAAGATGGTcccgagagaaaataaaaacaatgctttataatacaaaattttggagggcaaacaaagagtataagtgatatttttgaaagtggcttATCCCTTCATTAAGCATAGGGTTATTCCAGGGAAAACCTAAgcaaaaaatcattaataattcatgagcaaaCTAGTCAATCAGGTCATTGATATTTTTAACGTCACATGCATGAGCTTCATAGAGCTTTTTCCAAGGGACACGTTTTTTTTGTGGAATAAAGCCAACAATGcggctcgttttttaaacaactGGATCATAAATGCAGTATATCAGTTTCATGACGTTGTCCCTTCATTCTACACCTACATGTGAGTATGGTAGGTTCAATGTGAAAGATCAGTACATTGTACATGCAAAACCTTGTACAGCTCTCCCTTAAATTATCGTAACTGACCTGTGAGATGAATGTGTGACTTAACAGGTTATTGTAAAATTTAGATACAGTTGCACTAATTAGGGCAACATTTGAACTGTATTGGGATTAAAAGGGCCATAGATGTATGATCTACATATTACATTTCTGCTGGCAGCCATCCTCATGGTTTTTactatttattttcattttgttttttatacTGGTAGTAAGTTGCTTTTAAGTTGTTGGTGAAAACTGTCTGTTTTGACTCACGAAAACTGGAGCAGGAATGGGGAATTTTTCTTGGATGAGCCATTCCTCATGGCGTTCATGTAATGCAACAAGAAGatcctaaaaagaaaaaaggttatTTTAAATCTTAATAGAGAATCAAGCCATTTTATGGGTGACATTAAACAGGTTTCCTACTTAAGGAGTGTTCTAATGGGGTTACCCAGGGTTAGCTACAGCTGCTGTATCCAGGCTGGAAATTCATACATGCAAGTCAAGGCATCaaaaaatttaagcaataattgcaGGCACCCATCAGCCTTCCTGGCTGCCATTTTGTAACCTGCATTAccaaataaaatgatgatgatgaaggtgAATTCACACTTAACTCCTAATGACTAATTTAGAAGAGAGACATTCCTGTTGGCAAATCATAACATAATTATACTGTATGTACCATTGGAAGGGTTTTTTCTTCAGCACGGGACCTTGCTTGTATTCTCTCCATGCAAGTCTCTGGTGATGTCCTCAGGTAAACTGTAGATCATGAGAAAATTGAATAAATtacgtgtacatgtaaataGCAAGTTGAGGCTTGATAATTTTGGTTTGCACCTTCTCCTCCCACAATTTGAAAGTAGACATAAAGAAGCCTTAATTTATTAAGGTGCAGATGTCAATTGTTTAAAACCAAAGGAGTGCTGTTCTATCCTTaactaaaatttatttatttattctttttttaagtaGTAGCACTTTATATGTGCCTCTCACAGGaagaataatttcttcttttatatacactgagattttcgcatcaaattttgctgtgtgaaaaagcaTTTCAgattttacttcgaccaatcagagaggcgaaacgagtttctcacacatgaaaaaatcgtttcgtccaatcacaaaccacggTTTAAGCGAATTGTGTTTTCGCGGGCTTTTTCACGGTCATCGCGGTCATTACAGTACCTTTATTGGCTTACCAATTTGGGATTTGcttatttcgttattttcaaacgagcagttccattttaattaagaattgaaatgtttgctatcctttgcaccagttatgatttttgaaattattttaatgaaaatgaaaaaaaatgaaagctggataaataaaaaaaatctcagtatgtataaaataaacaaattacagcacggaaagcgctttgtacggAATTTTCACACTCGTTGGTTTTGaatcagaaatctcactcgttcgatttcagatacttcaccaactcgtgtgaaaatcctgtacgcgcgcgctttccatgaagtaatctctatatgTTCAATTTTAATAGATTGTTTACTGATACATGCAAAACCCAGAAATGGTCGTGAGGActggaaaaaaagacaatgaTGGAGTATGCCGTGCTCTGAGTGTTTACATGTACAATTCATGTAGATTGACACCCAGAGGTTTCTTAGTTTGTATCTTAAGGCACCTGCAAACCAGGAAACATCGCTGCGGAGACATTGTTTCCCAAAATTTTTCTTCGGTGTGCAacaaggaaacatttgctgaggaagcaaaatgtttctcaACAAATTCAGAGACATTTTTGCTtttgcaacaaatgtttcctagGGCTGCAAAtagggaaacatttgcttccgcagcaatgtttccttgtttgcgGGCGCCTTTAAGCTCCCGCAACAATAGCATCCCTTCTCCCTCAGAATCCCTTCAAGCTAATACAGCAGACTCCAGTTACCCAACTGGAGGGCCAAGAATATTATCTTAGTAtaccattaaccctttgatgtccaaaccggcctaaactaaCGGCCTAAACTAACAagacccctgggagtcaatgggttaaattgttctttttaaaatccAGTGTTTTAGAGATCTTACTGATCAAGTCTAGTTGAGGTTCTTGCTGTTTGGTGATCCACTTAAACCACTCATTGTGTACAGAATGCTCTGCTTTTGACATCATACCACTGCAAGGAAAAAacataattaattttctttaatttatatAATGAAAACGTCAATGAAACAACCTTGGctaggaaaaaaattaatgtcagaCAGCTGTAGATTACCAAAATAATTTGATGAGAAATCTAGGCCACCATTGCAATTTTAGGGAAACCTTAAATTAAACTCTTTTTGCTGATTCTAGAAAGATTCAAAAATTTGGCAGCATTGAATGGTCTTGTGATGAAAGAAGAAGGAAAGAAGTGAGGAGTGGCAGGGAAAATCAGCACATGTACTAACAACTGAACAAAGTTCTCTGTAATCTGGAAATAAGCTATTATTTTATCATCTACATTGCATTTGGTAGCCTTGGGAGCTACACTTTAGGCATCACTTTTCAGACAATGCAATCAAACTGGGTTCTTATATTGGTCCTAGATCAtgaaaaaactaatttattattttgggACGCCCATAGCAAGCACAGCGTAaggtttaaccctttaagccccgaggggttccccattgacgagtaaaatcgtctggcgttagacagagtaaaatctataagtgccatttggcactagcggggctgaaagggttaaacggggacatggTTTTTTcgcgctgttagcttaaccctttaagccccgaggggttccccattgacgagtaaaatcgtctggcgttagacagagtaaaatcgtctggcgttagacagagtaaaatctataagtgccatttggcactatcggggctgaaagggttaaacggggacatagttttttcacgctgttagcttaaccctttaagccccgaggggttccccattgacgagtaaaatcgtctggcgttagacagagtaaaatctataagtgccatttggcactatcggggctgaaagggttaaacggggacatagttttttcgcgctgttagcttaaccctttaagccccgaggggttccccattgacgagtaaaatcgtctggcgttagacagagtaaaatctataagtgccatttggcactatcggggctgaaagggttaactgcACTCAGCAGTTGTGCACTCGATAAATCTGATGAGATCTACTTTGGGAAAGacgttaataataattattaatgcaGGCCATTACATGTAGCTTTGCAACCAATTCCATACCTCTTGCAAAGGTTGTGTTCAAAGCAATAGAAACCACTATAAACACTTCTTTCAATCATTTTGACTGGAGTAACCTGTTAATTGGAAGCAAAACTATTTGATCATCTTGAAGTTTGAGTTTCCAACtaaaattagttttcttttgaaaaaaagattactcaaataattttaaaaaaataattataattatattatgtTTTCTACAGGGGTATTCATCAGACAACTGACATTACATTAATAATGGCATTTCTGTTATAAAACACCATCACAAAGCTGGAAAAAGTTAATGAGCGTGCCCCCCATTTTGTCTTTAATGGAAAACAAACGCCCTGTTGTGAAGTACTTGACAAAATAGGCTTACAGTACCATCAGTTGTGAATCAAAAATAGTCTGCATGGTCTTCAAAGCTATATAGTGATCATGCACCACCATTTAGATTAAATTGGAaccaaaatacatgtaggtcattttgtttcaacctaggtcaactTGGGGCACGTACAAaatgcaggtcacaggtcatcgTTTTACCAAGAATACAGATAGTATGCTAAACATTCATTTaagtgccactatgatcaaatttttacctcttGATTTTTTAGGCGTATCACAAAGAATTCTATAAAAGAATGAAGATgcgatttaccgtttgcaaatacctgcattaTTTCTGGAGATATTAAAGTTGTAAAAATGTGTAAactatgcaaatgagatgactgatgatgccatacactcaacccaacattacatcaagtatataaataaagctatcttcgccaatttgcagcacagaccattgaaacttggttatGGTgggctaatagttctacagaaaacacacctatggctataaaacattgtgttcccatggcaactcactcttttccagtccccacccacttgatttcgatatgttagtgattttcagctcgaaaaattttcatattttaaaaG
The Montipora capricornis isolate CH-2021 chromosome 10, ASM3666992v2, whole genome shotgun sequence genome window above contains:
- the LOC138018523 gene encoding thymidine kinase 2, mitochondrial-like, giving the protein MLGQNHSDCMEIDCSILRKEPTTNVTVAVEGNIGSGKTTLLNFFRKNPLVEVLEEPVDKWQKVGGKNLLELFYTDCERWSFVFESYALLSLMKVHKKPHVTPVKMIERSVYSGFYCFEHNLCKSGMMSKAEHSVHNEWFKWITKQQEPQLDLIIYLRTSPETCMERIQARSRAEEKTLPMDLLVALHERHEEWLIQEKFPIPAPVFVVDGNRNLKEMLTFYQDYDKYLLGIEKWPYHSVQQAVC